In one window of Ovis aries strain OAR_USU_Benz2616 breed Rambouillet chromosome 3, ARS-UI_Ramb_v3.0, whole genome shotgun sequence DNA:
- the CNOT2 gene encoding CCR4-NOT transcription complex subunit 2 isoform X7, with protein sequence MVRTDGHTLSEKRNYQMLASPSTSGQLSQFGASLYGQQSALGLPMRGMSNNTPQLNRSLSQGTQLPSHVTPTTGVPTMSLHTPPSPSRGILPMNPRNMMNHSQVGQGIGIPSRTNSMSSSGLGSPNRSSPSIICMPKQQPSRQPFTVNSMSGFGMNRNQAFGMNNSLSSNIFNGTDGSENVTGLDLSDFPALADRNRREGSGNPTPLINPLAGRAPYVGMVTKPANEQSQDFSIHNEDFPALPGSSYKDPTSSNDDSKSNLNTSGKTTSNTDGPKFPGDKSSTTQNNNQQKKGIQVLPDGRVTNIPQGMVTDQFGMIGLLTFIRAAETDPGMVHLALGSDLTTLGLNLNSPENLYPKFASPWASSPCRPQDIDFHVPSEYLTNIHIRDKLAAIKLGRYGEDLLFYLYYMNGGDVLQLLAAVELFNRDWRYHKEERVWITRAPGMEPTMKTNTYERGTYYFFDCLNWRKVAKEFHLEYDKLEERPHLPSTFNYNPAQQAF encoded by the exons gTGCACTAGGCCTTCCAATGAGGGGGATGAGCAACAATACCCCTCAGTTAAATCGCAGCTTATCACAAGGCACTCAGTTACCGAGCCACGTCACGCCAACAACAGGGGTACCAACAATGTCACTTCACACGCCTCCATCTCCAAGCAG GGGTATTTTGCCTATGAATCCTAGGAATATGATGAACCACTCCCAGGTTGGTCAGGGCATTGGAATTCCTAGCAGGACAAATAGTATGAGCAGTTCAGGGTTAGGTAGCCCCAACAGAAGCTCGCCGAGCATAATATGTATGCCAAAGCAGCAGCCTTCTCGACAACCTTTTACTGTGAACAG TATGTCTGGATTTGGAATGAACAGGAATCAGGCATTTGGAATGAATAACTCCTTATCAAGTAACATTTTTAATGGAACAG ATGGAAGTGAAAATGTGACAGGATTGGACCTTTCAGATTTTCCAGCATTAGCAGACCGAAACAGAAgggaaggaagtggtaacccaacTCCATTAATAAACCCCTTGGCTGGAAGAGCTCCTTATG tTGGAATGGTAACAAAACCAGCAAATGAGCAATCCCAGGACTTCTCAATACACAATGAAGATTTTCCAGCATTACCTGGTTCCAGTTATAAAGATCCAACATCAAGTAACGATGACAGTAAATCT aaTTTGAATACATCTGGCAAGACAACTTCAAATACAGATGGACCCAAATTCCCTGGAGATAAAAGTTCAACGACACAAAATAATAACCAGCAGAAAAAAGGGATCCAGGTGTTACCTGATG GTCGGGTTACTAACATTCCCCAAGGGATGGTGACGGACCAATTTGGAATGATTGGCCTGTTAACATTTATCAGGGCAGCAGAGACAGACCCAGGAATGGTACATCTTGCATTAGGAAGTGACTTAACAACATTAGGCCTCAATCTGAACTCTCCCGA AAATCTCTACCCCAAATTTGCATCACCCTGGGCATCTTCACCTTGTCGACCTCAAGACATAG ACTTCCATGTTCCATCTGAGTACTTAACGAACATTCACATTAGGGATAAG CTGGCTGCAATAAAACTTGGCCGATACGGAGAAGACCTTCTTTTCTATCTCTATTACATGAACGGAGGAGACGTATTACAACTTTTAGCTGCAGTAGAGCT TTTTAACCGTGATTGGAGATACCACAAAGAAGAACGAGTATGGATTACCAGGGCACCAGGCATGGAGCCAACAATGAAAACCAATACATATGAGAGGGGAACATATTACTTCTTTGACTGTCTTAACTGGAGGAAAGTAGCTAAG GAGTTCCATCTGGAATATGACAAATTAGAAGAACGGCCTCACCTGCCATCCACCTTCAACTACAACCCTGCTCAGCAAGCCTTCTAA
- the CNOT2 gene encoding CCR4-NOT transcription complex subunit 2 isoform X6 yields the protein MRTVRKGHDSMVRTDGHTLSEKRNYQMLASPSTSGQLSQFGASLYGQQSALGLPMRGMSNNTPQLNRSLSQGTQLPSHVTPTTGVPTMSLHTPPSPSRGILPMNPRNMMNHSQVGQGIGIPSRTNSMSSSGLGSPNRSSPSIICMPKQQPSRQPFTVNSMSGFGMNRNQAFGMNNSLSSNIFNGTDGSENVTGLDLSDFPALADRNRREGSGNPTPLINPLAGRAPYVGMVTKPANEQSQDFSIHNEDFPALPGSSYKDPTSSNDDSKSNLNTSGKTTSNTDGPKFPGDKSSTTQNNNQQKKGIQVLPDGRVTNIPQGMVTDQFGMIGLLTFIRAAETDPGMVHLALGSDLTTLGLNLNSPENLYPKFASPWASSPCRPQDIDFHVPSEYLTNIHIRDKLAAIKLGRYGEDLLFYLYYMNGGDVLQLLAAVELFNRDWRYHKEERVWITRAPGMEPTMKTNTYERGTYYFFDCLNWRKVAKEFHLEYDKLEERPHLPSTFNYNPAQQAF from the exons gTGCACTAGGCCTTCCAATGAGGGGGATGAGCAACAATACCCCTCAGTTAAATCGCAGCTTATCACAAGGCACTCAGTTACCGAGCCACGTCACGCCAACAACAGGGGTACCAACAATGTCACTTCACACGCCTCCATCTCCAAGCAG GGGTATTTTGCCTATGAATCCTAGGAATATGATGAACCACTCCCAGGTTGGTCAGGGCATTGGAATTCCTAGCAGGACAAATAGTATGAGCAGTTCAGGGTTAGGTAGCCCCAACAGAAGCTCGCCGAGCATAATATGTATGCCAAAGCAGCAGCCTTCTCGACAACCTTTTACTGTGAACAG TATGTCTGGATTTGGAATGAACAGGAATCAGGCATTTGGAATGAATAACTCCTTATCAAGTAACATTTTTAATGGAACAG ATGGAAGTGAAAATGTGACAGGATTGGACCTTTCAGATTTTCCAGCATTAGCAGACCGAAACAGAAgggaaggaagtggtaacccaacTCCATTAATAAACCCCTTGGCTGGAAGAGCTCCTTATG tTGGAATGGTAACAAAACCAGCAAATGAGCAATCCCAGGACTTCTCAATACACAATGAAGATTTTCCAGCATTACCTGGTTCCAGTTATAAAGATCCAACATCAAGTAACGATGACAGTAAATCT aaTTTGAATACATCTGGCAAGACAACTTCAAATACAGATGGACCCAAATTCCCTGGAGATAAAAGTTCAACGACACAAAATAATAACCAGCAGAAAAAAGGGATCCAGGTGTTACCTGATG GTCGGGTTACTAACATTCCCCAAGGGATGGTGACGGACCAATTTGGAATGATTGGCCTGTTAACATTTATCAGGGCAGCAGAGACAGACCCAGGAATGGTACATCTTGCATTAGGAAGTGACTTAACAACATTAGGCCTCAATCTGAACTCTCCCGA AAATCTCTACCCCAAATTTGCATCACCCTGGGCATCTTCACCTTGTCGACCTCAAGACATAG ACTTCCATGTTCCATCTGAGTACTTAACGAACATTCACATTAGGGATAAG CTGGCTGCAATAAAACTTGGCCGATACGGAGAAGACCTTCTTTTCTATCTCTATTACATGAACGGAGGAGACGTATTACAACTTTTAGCTGCAGTAGAGCT TTTTAACCGTGATTGGAGATACCACAAAGAAGAACGAGTATGGATTACCAGGGCACCAGGCATGGAGCCAACAATGAAAACCAATACATATGAGAGGGGAACATATTACTTCTTTGACTGTCTTAACTGGAGGAAAGTAGCTAAG GAGTTCCATCTGGAATATGACAAATTAGAAGAACGGCCTCACCTGCCATCCACCTTCAACTACAACCCTGCTCAGCAAGCCTTCTAA
- the CNOT2 gene encoding CCR4-NOT transcription complex subunit 2 isoform X8, with amino-acid sequence MRGMSNNTPQLNRSLSQGTQLPSHVTPTTGVPTMSLHTPPSPSRGILPMNPRNMMNHSQVGQGIGIPSRTNSMSSSGLGSPNRSSPSIICMPKQQPSRQPFTVNSMSGFGMNRNQAFGMNNSLSSNIFNGTDGSENVTGLDLSDFPALADRNRREGSGNPTPLINPLAGRAPYVGMVTKPANEQSQDFSIHNEDFPALPGSSYKDPTSSNDDSKSNLNTSGKTTSNTDGPKFPGDKSSTTQNNNQQKKGIQVLPDGRVTNIPQGMVTDQFGMIGLLTFIRAAETDPGMVHLALGSDLTTLGLNLNSPENLYPKFASPWASSPCRPQDIDFHVPSEYLTNIHIRDKLAAIKLGRYGEDLLFYLYYMNGGDVLQLLAAVELFNRDWRYHKEERVWITRAPGMEPTMKTNTYERGTYYFFDCLNWRKVAKEFHLEYDKLEERPHLPSTFNYNPAQQAF; translated from the exons ATGAGGGGGATGAGCAACAATACCCCTCAGTTAAATCGCAGCTTATCACAAGGCACTCAGTTACCGAGCCACGTCACGCCAACAACAGGGGTACCAACAATGTCACTTCACACGCCTCCATCTCCAAGCAG GGGTATTTTGCCTATGAATCCTAGGAATATGATGAACCACTCCCAGGTTGGTCAGGGCATTGGAATTCCTAGCAGGACAAATAGTATGAGCAGTTCAGGGTTAGGTAGCCCCAACAGAAGCTCGCCGAGCATAATATGTATGCCAAAGCAGCAGCCTTCTCGACAACCTTTTACTGTGAACAG TATGTCTGGATTTGGAATGAACAGGAATCAGGCATTTGGAATGAATAACTCCTTATCAAGTAACATTTTTAATGGAACAG ATGGAAGTGAAAATGTGACAGGATTGGACCTTTCAGATTTTCCAGCATTAGCAGACCGAAACAGAAgggaaggaagtggtaacccaacTCCATTAATAAACCCCTTGGCTGGAAGAGCTCCTTATG tTGGAATGGTAACAAAACCAGCAAATGAGCAATCCCAGGACTTCTCAATACACAATGAAGATTTTCCAGCATTACCTGGTTCCAGTTATAAAGATCCAACATCAAGTAACGATGACAGTAAATCT aaTTTGAATACATCTGGCAAGACAACTTCAAATACAGATGGACCCAAATTCCCTGGAGATAAAAGTTCAACGACACAAAATAATAACCAGCAGAAAAAAGGGATCCAGGTGTTACCTGATG GTCGGGTTACTAACATTCCCCAAGGGATGGTGACGGACCAATTTGGAATGATTGGCCTGTTAACATTTATCAGGGCAGCAGAGACAGACCCAGGAATGGTACATCTTGCATTAGGAAGTGACTTAACAACATTAGGCCTCAATCTGAACTCTCCCGA AAATCTCTACCCCAAATTTGCATCACCCTGGGCATCTTCACCTTGTCGACCTCAAGACATAG ACTTCCATGTTCCATCTGAGTACTTAACGAACATTCACATTAGGGATAAG CTGGCTGCAATAAAACTTGGCCGATACGGAGAAGACCTTCTTTTCTATCTCTATTACATGAACGGAGGAGACGTATTACAACTTTTAGCTGCAGTAGAGCT TTTTAACCGTGATTGGAGATACCACAAAGAAGAACGAGTATGGATTACCAGGGCACCAGGCATGGAGCCAACAATGAAAACCAATACATATGAGAGGGGAACATATTACTTCTTTGACTGTCTTAACTGGAGGAAAGTAGCTAAG GAGTTCCATCTGGAATATGACAAATTAGAAGAACGGCCTCACCTGCCATCCACCTTCAACTACAACCCTGCTCAGCAAGCCTTCTAA